Proteins from a single region of Chloroflexota bacterium:
- a CDS encoding thiamine pyrophosphate-binding protein, whose translation MSGGEAVVESLVREGVDVVFGIPGIHMSGIMAALRDEPRIRLITTRHEQASAHMADGYARVSNTPGVVLVVPGAGVYNAASGLATAFARSSPVLAIAGQIPRGQIGGGSGSYHEVLDQASIVRPVTKWRRQVLTPREVPDAVSEAFRQMRTGRPRPTLIEIPPEAGVERDDVVLRDPVSIRRLVPSSGRLREAARVIAESRLPLIYAGGGVALSDAESALAALAESTNIPVITSAGGKGVISDRHPLSYGSCFAPWGEHDEMNELFEVMQAADVVIGIGARFSLGNPAREDSTLVNINIDDAEIASVHANTLPLHGDAKATIEALLPFLREADAGSRPSPVEAVAAARRLIAYADIRRQEPQYPILESIQRSIPEDAHIVWEVTQFGYYARTHYQVNHPKTYIDSGYSFNLGFGVPTALGAKVAHPDRHVLCVSGDGGFLFNAVELATAVQYGIHVITVVFRDDAYGNVGRDLDELFGGTYETDLHNPDLVAFTESFGAVGLRASDPMELESLLPQANECQAPVVIDVPIGNMPLPRGKFMSVAASLPWNRPQEGLISG comes from the coding sequence ATGAGCGGCGGCGAGGCCGTGGTGGAATCCCTCGTCCGCGAAGGCGTCGATGTTGTCTTTGGCATTCCGGGCATCCACATGTCCGGCATCATGGCCGCCCTTCGGGACGAGCCCCGCATCCGCCTGATCACCACTCGTCACGAGCAGGCCTCCGCCCACATGGCCGACGGCTATGCGCGCGTCTCAAACACGCCGGGCGTCGTTCTCGTTGTTCCGGGCGCCGGGGTGTATAACGCCGCCAGCGGCCTGGCTACCGCCTTCGCCCGCTCCTCGCCGGTCCTCGCCATTGCTGGCCAGATCCCGCGCGGCCAGATCGGAGGGGGCTCGGGAAGCTATCACGAAGTTCTGGACCAAGCGTCCATCGTGCGGCCCGTCACCAAGTGGCGGCGGCAAGTGCTCACGCCACGGGAAGTTCCCGACGCTGTCTCCGAAGCGTTTCGCCAGATGCGCACGGGCCGTCCCCGCCCCACGCTGATCGAAATACCGCCCGAGGCCGGCGTCGAGCGCGACGACGTCGTGCTGCGCGACCCGGTGTCGATTCGGCGCCTCGTACCGAGCTCCGGCCGGTTGCGCGAGGCCGCCCGCGTCATCGCGGAGTCGCGCCTGCCCCTCATCTACGCCGGCGGCGGCGTGGCCCTCTCGGACGCCGAATCCGCCCTCGCGGCCCTGGCCGAATCCACCAACATCCCGGTCATCACCTCCGCGGGTGGCAAGGGCGTCATCTCCGACCGCCACCCACTCTCCTATGGCTCGTGCTTCGCCCCGTGGGGCGAGCACGACGAGATGAACGAGCTCTTCGAGGTGATGCAGGCCGCCGACGTCGTCATCGGCATCGGCGCTCGCTTTTCGCTGGGGAACCCCGCCCGCGAGGACTCCACGCTTGTCAACATCAACATCGACGATGCCGAAATCGCGAGCGTCCACGCCAACACGCTTCCCCTCCACGGCGACGCCAAGGCCACGATCGAAGCCCTGCTTCCGTTCCTGCGCGAAGCCGACGCCGGCAGTCGACCCTCGCCCGTCGAAGCCGTCGCCGCCGCCCGCCGCCTGATTGCCTACGCCGACATCCGGCGCCAGGAGCCGCAGTACCCGATCCTCGAATCCATCCAACGCAGCATTCCCGAGGACGCCCACATCGTCTGGGAGGTCACCCAGTTCGGCTACTACGCCCGCACCCACTATCAGGTCAATCACCCCAAGACGTACATCGACAGCGGCTACTCCTTCAACCTCGGGTTCGGCGTCCCCACCGCCCTGGGCGCCAAGGTGGCGCACCCCGACCGCCACGTCCTCTGCGTCAGCGGTGATGGCGGCTTTCTGTTCAACGCGGTAGAGCTCGCCACCGCCGTGCAATACGGGATACACGTCATCACCGTCGTATTCCGCGACGACGCGTATGGCAACGTCGGGCGCGATCTCGATGAGCTATTTGGCGGCACCTACGAGACGGACTTGCACAATCCCGACCTCGTCGCGTTCACCGAATCCTTCGGCGCCGTTGGACTGCGGGCCAGCGATCCCATGGAGCTCGAATCCCTGCTCCCGCAGGCCAACGAATGTCAGGCCCCGGTGGTCATCGACGTCCCCATTGGAAACATGCCGCTTCCCCGCGGCAAGTTCATGTCCGTGGCCGCGTCGCTCCCCTGGAATCGTCCCCAGGAAGGCCTGATTTCAGGCTAG
- a CDS encoding type II toxin-antitoxin system VapC family toxin, translating to MKLLDTSVAIDYLRGAAPATHLLEELIGTGETIAATEVVRFELLAGVRPHERDILESFFAVLAWAPVDEAVVRTAAGLARRYREAYRGIDDVDYLIAGTALVLEAELLTTNVRHFPMFADLASPY from the coding sequence GTGAAGCTTCTGGACACGTCGGTGGCCATCGACTATCTGCGCGGCGCCGCGCCGGCGACCCATCTATTGGAAGAGCTGATCGGGACCGGGGAAACGATCGCCGCCACCGAGGTTGTCCGTTTTGAATTGCTGGCCGGGGTACGTCCCCATGAGCGAGACATCCTCGAAAGCTTCTTTGCGGTGCTCGCTTGGGCTCCCGTCGACGAGGCGGTGGTCCGAACCGCAGCGGGGCTAGCACGCCGGTATCGCGAGGCGTACCGGGGCATTGACGACGTCGACTATCTCATCGCCGGCACGGCGCTTGTGCTTGAGGCTGAGCTCCTGACAACAAACGTGCGGCACTTTCCGATGTTTGCCGACCTCGCGTCCCCCTACTGA
- a CDS encoding sulfatase-like hydrolase/transferase — MSPDRPNILWYCTDQQRFDTIGALGNPHVRTPNLDRFVAQSVAFTHAYCQSPICTPSRASFLTGMYPSRVRNARNGNAVVPSETADYLVTRALADAGYDGGLVGKLHLAGAATAQEPRVDDGYRVFEYSHAPRNDWPLAQHDYARWLREKGHDPAEVLHVAAGYGGLMPPTPERDNVPPDLHQTTWCTERAIDFITSDRDDAPWLLSVNPYDPHPPYNPPWEYYRRFDPSAMPGPLFRTSDLETQGRLSRAGVDFQSESQNPDDFRAREVQAAYYAMIEQVDEQFGRLLEALEAAGQADRTVIVFTSDHGESAGDHGLIQKGCRFFDGLTRVPLIWRWPGRFVAGLRSDALVELTDIAPTLLEIAGLPVPEETQGRSLLPILRGAVPANEHRDYVRCEYLDAVDFPGHTRATMYRNRRWKLNVYHNHGLGELYDMQADPHEFDNLWDSPDHRDIRDELLQASFNATVMALDPGPRRTSGF, encoded by the coding sequence ATGTCCCCCGACCGCCCCAACATCCTCTGGTACTGCACCGACCAGCAGCGGTTCGACACCATCGGCGCGCTGGGCAATCCGCACGTTCGCACGCCGAACCTCGACCGCTTCGTGGCGCAGTCGGTGGCGTTCACGCACGCCTACTGCCAGAGCCCCATCTGCACGCCCAGCCGCGCCAGCTTCCTCACCGGCATGTATCCCAGCCGGGTCCGCAACGCGCGAAACGGGAATGCGGTCGTTCCCTCGGAAACCGCTGACTACCTCGTCACCCGCGCGCTGGCGGACGCCGGCTACGACGGTGGGCTGGTCGGCAAGCTGCACCTGGCCGGCGCGGCGACGGCCCAGGAACCGCGCGTGGACGACGGCTACCGCGTCTTCGAGTACAGCCACGCGCCGCGCAACGACTGGCCGCTGGCCCAGCACGACTACGCCCGCTGGCTGCGCGAAAAGGGCCACGATCCGGCGGAGGTGCTGCACGTCGCCGCCGGCTACGGCGGCCTTATGCCCCCCACGCCAGAGCGTGACAACGTGCCGCCCGATCTGCATCAAACGACCTGGTGCACGGAGCGCGCCATCGATTTCATCACGAGCGACCGCGACGACGCGCCCTGGTTGCTCTCCGTCAATCCCTACGACCCGCACCCGCCCTACAACCCGCCCTGGGAGTACTACCGCCGTTTCGATCCATCGGCGATGCCCGGCCCGCTGTTTCGTACGAGCGATCTGGAAACCCAGGGCCGCCTCAGTCGCGCGGGCGTGGACTTCCAGAGTGAGTCGCAGAACCCCGACGATTTCCGCGCGCGCGAGGTCCAGGCCGCCTACTACGCCATGATCGAGCAGGTCGACGAGCAATTCGGGCGCCTGCTGGAGGCGCTCGAAGCGGCGGGCCAGGCCGACCGCACGGTGATTGTCTTTACCAGCGACCATGGCGAGTCGGCGGGCGATCACGGTCTGATCCAGAAGGGCTGCCGCTTCTTCGACGGCCTCACGCGCGTGCCGCTGATCTGGCGCTGGCCGGGCCGCTTCGTAGCCGGCCTGCGCAGCGACGCGCTGGTGGAGCTGACGGACATCGCGCCCACCCTGCTGGAGATCGCGGGGCTGCCCGTGCCCGAGGAGACCCAGGGTCGCTCGCTGCTGCCGATTCTGCGCGGCGCCGTCCCGGCGAATGAACATCGGGACTACGTGCGCTGCGAGTACCTCGACGCGGTGGACTTTCCCGGCCACACCCGCGCCACCATGTATCGCAACCGCCGCTGGAAGCTGAACGTCTATCACAACCACGGGCTAGGCGAGCTCTACGACATGCAGGCCGATCCGCACGAGTTCGACAACCTGTGGGACAGCCCGGACCACCGCGACATCCGCGACGAGCTGCTGCAAGCCAGCTTCAACGCCACCGTCATGGCGCTGGACCCAGGCCCGCGAAGGACCTCGGGCTTCTAG
- a CDS encoding DUF4202 domain-containing protein — MKTERFRDAIRRIDAANADDPHTLIVDGEARPKELTHAAMLTAWVRRLRPGAGEALLLAARAHHIRRWTIPRDEYPSGRRGYLRWRTALQAMHAAEVGRVLQDAGYGADEIARVQQLVRKHNLTRDPEAQTLEDGLCLVFLETQFADLRARYPAAKIADIAQKTWRKMSPAARELALALDLPSDEREALEAALEADLA; from the coding sequence GTGAAAACCGAGCGCTTTCGCGACGCCATCCGGCGCATCGACGCAGCCAACGCCGACGACCCGCACACGCTGATCGTCGACGGCGAGGCCCGCCCCAAGGAGCTCACCCACGCCGCGATGCTCACGGCCTGGGTGCGGCGCCTGCGTCCCGGCGCCGGTGAGGCGCTGCTGCTGGCGGCGCGCGCGCACCATATCCGCCGCTGGACCATCCCTCGCGACGAGTATCCGAGCGGCCGGCGCGGCTACCTGCGCTGGCGCACGGCGTTGCAGGCCATGCACGCCGCTGAGGTCGGACGCGTCTTGCAGGACGCCGGCTACGGCGCCGATGAAATCGCGCGCGTCCAGCAGTTGGTGCGAAAGCACAACCTCACCCGCGACCCCGAGGCGCAAACGCTGGAGGACGGGCTCTGCCTGGTCTTCCTCGAGACGCAGTTCGCCGACCTGCGCGCTCGGTATCCAGCAGCCAAGATCGCCGACATCGCGCAAAAGACCTGGCGCAAGATGTCGCCGGCGGCCAGGGAATTGGCGTTGGCACTGGATTTGCCGTCCGACGAGCGGGAGGCGCTCGAAGCAGCCCTGGAGGCGGATCTGGCCTAG
- a CDS encoding pitrilysin family protein codes for MDDVAEHTLSNGLQVLLRESHAVPLVSFVMWYRVGARNEPPGMSGASHWVEHMLFKRTETLNPGDIGRLVNGVGGTWNGFTTEDTTAYFETVPSQHLDLPLRIESDRMANAVFDPDDVASERTVIISEREGHEAEPMFLLAEALEAAAFTTHPYGHGVIGSKADLNRMTRDELYTHYQDYYAPNNALAVIAGDLAEADVLERMEAAFGHIPARTLPPPLDVREPEQTSPREVEVRHPGPFPILTVGHRIPEFAHPDFPALLALDALLSGPKSGPFGGGGIVRTSRLYRRFVASGMAAAVGTDVGFNIDPTLHRITVVLKPSSDREPIVEAVEAEIQDLHDAAPDEAELDRAVRQARAKQAIGLEGVTAQAMWLGFLDIAHTWRAAQTFTDRLKEVTPQDVQRAAQTYLRPEQRTTGWFIPEGPARA; via the coding sequence ATGGACGACGTCGCCGAGCACACTCTCTCCAACGGACTCCAGGTCCTGCTGCGCGAGAGTCACGCCGTGCCCCTGGTCAGCTTCGTGATGTGGTACCGCGTGGGCGCGCGCAACGAGCCGCCGGGCATGAGCGGGGCCTCCCACTGGGTCGAGCACATGCTCTTTAAGCGTACCGAGACGCTCAATCCGGGGGACATCGGCCGCCTGGTGAACGGCGTGGGCGGCACGTGGAACGGGTTCACCACGGAGGATACGACGGCCTATTTCGAGACTGTGCCGTCGCAGCACCTGGACCTGCCGCTCAGGATCGAGTCCGACCGCATGGCCAATGCCGTCTTCGATCCCGACGACGTGGCGAGTGAGCGCACCGTCATCATTTCCGAGCGCGAGGGGCACGAGGCGGAGCCCATGTTCCTGCTCGCCGAGGCGCTGGAGGCCGCCGCCTTCACCACCCATCCCTACGGCCACGGCGTGATCGGCAGCAAGGCCGATCTGAACCGGATGACCCGCGACGAGCTCTACACCCACTACCAGGACTACTACGCGCCGAACAATGCACTGGCGGTCATCGCGGGCGACCTGGCCGAGGCCGACGTGCTGGAGCGAATGGAAGCGGCGTTTGGGCACATTCCCGCGCGGACGCTGCCGCCGCCGCTGGACGTGCGAGAGCCGGAGCAAACGAGCCCCCGCGAAGTGGAGGTGCGGCACCCGGGTCCCTTCCCGATCCTGACCGTGGGCCACCGGATCCCGGAGTTCGCGCATCCCGACTTTCCCGCGTTGCTGGCGCTCGACGCGTTGCTTTCCGGGCCGAAGAGCGGGCCGTTCGGCGGCGGTGGAATCGTGCGCACCTCACGGCTGTATCGGCGCTTCGTGGCCTCGGGAATGGCGGCCGCGGTCGGCACGGATGTCGGCTTCAACATCGACCCGACCCTGCATCGAATCACTGTGGTGCTGAAGCCCAGCAGCGACCGCGAGCCAATCGTCGAGGCGGTGGAGGCGGAGATTCAAGATTTGCACGATGCCGCTCCCGACGAGGCCGAGCTCGACCGGGCCGTGCGCCAGGCGCGCGCCAAGCAGGCGATTGGCCTGGAAGGCGTGACGGCGCAGGCGATGTGGCTGGGATTCCTGGATATCGCGCACACCTGGCGCGCGGCGCAGACCTTCACCGACCGCCTCAAGGAAGTGACGCCGCAGGACGTGCAGCGCGCGGCGCAAACCTATCTGCGACCGGAGCAGCGGACCACCGGCTGGTTCATTCCCGAGGGTCCGGCGCGGGCGTGA
- a CDS encoding pitrilysin family protein, which yields MTQGPALGPETVARSTLANGMVLLVYPNPSSPSVAVAAQHAAGAILESEEDCGLAGLTADGLNRGTATRSFMEFSAELDDVGASLNFGAGIEHGSFSGRALAEDLEVLLRLAADGVRNSIFPDDEVERLRDQALTGIAHVENNPGALADRRFRELLFGRDNPYGRPDEGYAETMRALTPTAVRDFHAETFDPASIVLAVVGAVTPEAVRDLAARYFEDWRGPGTGAAERQRDAIRAFDTAATRAGGVREDLSLAGKTQTEFTLGWPGVRRLDPAYFPVMMGNYILGQLGLGGRIGANVRDAQGLAYHATSHAEAAQARMPWTIRAGVNPVNVPKAVTSGLAEARRLMDEPPTDEELRLTKQAMIGSLPLRLERNGGIAGMLQTIENYGLGLDYLMRYPDIVEAVTADDVQQAAARLLDPEAYTLVTAGPELPD from the coding sequence GTGACGCAGGGTCCGGCGCTCGGCCCCGAGACGGTGGCGCGGTCCACCCTGGCCAACGGCATGGTGCTGCTGGTGTATCCCAACCCGTCGTCGCCATCCGTGGCGGTGGCCGCGCAGCATGCGGCGGGGGCCATCCTGGAATCCGAGGAGGACTGTGGCCTTGCCGGCCTGACCGCCGACGGCCTCAACCGCGGCACGGCCACGCGGTCCTTCATGGAGTTCAGCGCCGAGCTCGACGACGTGGGCGCCTCGCTCAATTTCGGCGCCGGCATCGAGCACGGCAGCTTCAGCGGACGCGCCCTGGCCGAGGACCTGGAGGTGCTGCTGCGGCTGGCCGCCGACGGCGTACGAAACTCAATCTTCCCCGACGATGAGGTCGAGCGCCTGCGCGATCAGGCGCTCACCGGCATTGCGCACGTCGAGAACAATCCCGGCGCGCTGGCCGACCGACGCTTTCGCGAGCTGCTGTTCGGCCGCGACAATCCCTACGGCCGCCCGGACGAGGGCTACGCGGAAACCATGCGCGCCCTCACTCCAACAGCGGTTCGAGACTTCCACGCCGAGACGTTCGATCCGGCCTCGATCGTGCTGGCGGTGGTCGGCGCGGTGACGCCGGAGGCTGTGCGCGACCTTGCGGCGCGCTATTTCGAGGACTGGCGGGGACCAGGCACGGGCGCCGCCGAGCGCCAGCGCGATGCCATTCGCGCCTTCGACACGGCCGCAACCAGGGCGGGCGGCGTGCGCGAGGACCTGAGCCTGGCAGGCAAGACCCAGACCGAGTTCACGCTTGGCTGGCCGGGCGTGCGGCGGCTCGATCCGGCGTATTTCCCGGTCATGATGGGCAACTACATCCTGGGACAGTTGGGGCTCGGCGGGCGCATCGGCGCCAATGTGCGCGACGCGCAGGGGCTGGCCTATCACGCCACCAGCCACGCCGAGGCGGCCCAGGCCCGCATGCCCTGGACCATTCGCGCGGGCGTCAACCCGGTGAACGTGCCCAAGGCCGTCACCAGCGGGCTGGCGGAAGCGCGGCGCCTGATGGACGAGCCGCCGACCGATGAGGAGCTGCGGCTCACCAAGCAGGCCATGATCGGCTCGCTGCCGCTGCGGCTGGAGCGCAACGGCGGCATTGCGGGCATGCTGCAGACGATCGAAAACTACGGCCTAGGGCTTGACTACCTCATGCGCTATCCGGACATCGTCGAAGCGGTGACGGCGGACGACGTGCAACAGGCGGCGGCGCGGCTGCTCGATCCCGAGGCCTACACGCTGGTGACCGCCGGACCGGAGCTGCCGGACTAG
- a CDS encoding metallopeptidase family protein, whose amino-acid sequence MTPAEFEEHVREAIAGIPEGLRDHLENVEVLIADWPTEDELESAEVPPGYTLFGLYSGVPLTERTSGYHMVLPDRITIFQGPLEEACPDPDDLREEIRSTVIHEFAHHFGLSDDDLRRWGVD is encoded by the coding sequence GTGACCCCAGCTGAGTTCGAGGAGCACGTGCGCGAGGCGATAGCCGGCATTCCTGAGGGCTTGCGCGATCACCTGGAAAACGTCGAGGTCCTCATCGCCGACTGGCCCACCGAGGACGAGCTGGAGAGCGCGGAGGTGCCGCCGGGCTACACCCTCTTCGGTCTCTACAGCGGCGTCCCGCTCACCGAGCGCACCTCGGGCTATCACATGGTGCTGCCGGACCGCATCACCATCTTTCAGGGCCCGCTCGAAGAGGCCTGCCCCGATCCCGACGACCTCCGCGAGGAGATCCGCTCCACGGTGATCCACGAGTTCGCCCATCACTTCGGCCTCAGCGACGACGATCTTCGACGGTGGGGGGTTGACTGA
- a CDS encoding cupin domain-containing protein, translating to MHVHHVDRHSDFAAAKMAKNNLFESERMFCDVYCLEPGQDQRVHAHAASDKVYYVIEGEPTFEVDGERQAVGPGHAVWAPAGSDHGVTNETGDRARLLVVMAPRP from the coding sequence ATGCACGTTCACCACGTCGATCGCCACAGCGACTTCGCCGCCGCCAAGATGGCCAAGAACAACTTGTTCGAGTCGGAGCGGATGTTCTGTGATGTCTACTGCCTGGAGCCGGGGCAGGACCAGCGGGTCCACGCACACGCGGCGTCGGACAAGGTCTACTACGTGATCGAGGGCGAACCGACGTTCGAGGTGGACGGCGAGCGGCAGGCGGTCGGCCCCGGGCACGCCGTGTGGGCGCCGGCGGGCTCCGACCACGGCGTGACGAACGAGACCGGCGACCGGGCGCGGCTGCTCGTGGTCATGGCGCCGCGACCGTAG
- a CDS encoding DUF1801 domain-containing protein, whose translation MVSSKAATAEQYLAELPDDRRADVARVREVILANLPDGLAETMQYGMIGYAIPLERFPNTYNGQALGSVALASQKRHISVYLHGLYASQKLTDWFVAAYAESGKKLNMGKSCVRFRRADDAALDVIGEAVARVTPDDLIAAHEAVHSPEAKQARRAAQAKRRAS comes from the coding sequence ATGGTTTCGAGCAAGGCAGCGACGGCTGAGCAATACCTGGCCGAGTTGCCGGACGATCGGCGGGCGGACGTGGCTCGGGTGCGCGAGGTGATCCTGGCCAACCTGCCCGACGGGCTCGCGGAGACCATGCAGTACGGCATGATCGGCTACGCGATTCCGCTGGAGCGCTTTCCCAACACCTACAACGGCCAGGCGCTAGGCTCGGTGGCCCTGGCGTCGCAAAAGCGGCACATCTCGGTCTATCTGCACGGGCTCTATGCCAGCCAGAAGCTGACGGACTGGTTCGTGGCGGCCTACGCGGAGTCGGGCAAGAAGCTGAACATGGGCAAGTCGTGCGTGCGCTTCCGGCGCGCCGACGACGCGGCGCTGGACGTGATCGGCGAGGCCGTGGCGCGGGTGACGCCCGACGACCTGATCGCGGCGCACGAGGCCGTGCACAGCCCGGAGGCCAAGCAAGCGCGACGCGCGGCGCAGGCCAAGCGCCGCGCTTCCTGA
- a CDS encoding pyridoxal-phosphate dependent enzyme: MAAVALRCPACAVEHSWDASLPACSRCDGLLDAAMDLPTLTHDIQALIDERAPGVWRYRPALALPSDLPLLSMGEGRTPVVDLATWGGSHGLSRCRAKLEFMAPTGSFKDRGAAPVIASLKAQGVAKIVEDSSGNAGAAMAAYAARAGLSADIYVPAAAPASKLAQIAQYGAKVLPVEGTREDVGDAAAAAAQAPGAAYASHSRHPAFVEGTKTFVLELLEDGVDALPRHLVFPVGNGGLILGAHKALTELRKAGLQFRMPRLHIAQAAACQPLVQAFNAGAAAPVEVERRPTIAGGIDVAVPARGATVLQAARDSGGSAVAVGEDEIAATRADLARDEGLFVEATSAAAFAAAAKLRARDAIAPDDIVVIAATGSGLKDPPQQSA, encoded by the coding sequence GTGGCCGCCGTGGCGCTGCGATGTCCGGCCTGCGCGGTCGAGCATTCGTGGGACGCGTCGCTGCCGGCATGCTCGCGCTGCGACGGCCTGCTCGACGCCGCCATGGACTTGCCGACGCTGACTCACGACATTCAGGCGCTCATTGACGAACGCGCGCCCGGCGTCTGGCGCTACCGGCCCGCGCTGGCGCTGCCGAGCGATCTACCTCTGCTGTCGATGGGCGAGGGACGCACGCCGGTGGTGGACCTCGCGACCTGGGGCGGCAGCCACGGGTTGAGCCGGTGTCGCGCCAAGCTGGAATTCATGGCGCCGACCGGGTCGTTCAAGGACCGCGGCGCGGCGCCGGTGATCGCCTCGCTCAAGGCCCAGGGCGTCGCCAAGATCGTCGAGGACTCGTCGGGCAATGCGGGCGCCGCCATGGCCGCCTACGCCGCGCGCGCCGGGCTGTCCGCCGACATCTACGTGCCCGCCGCGGCGCCGGCCAGCAAGCTTGCGCAGATCGCCCAGTACGGCGCCAAGGTGCTTCCCGTGGAAGGCACGCGGGAGGACGTGGGCGACGCGGCGGCTGCCGCCGCGCAGGCGCCCGGCGCCGCCTACGCCTCGCACAGCCGGCATCCGGCCTTTGTCGAAGGGACGAAGACATTTGTTCTGGAGCTGCTGGAGGACGGCGTAGACGCCCTGCCGCGACACCTCGTGTTTCCCGTGGGCAACGGCGGGCTGATCCTTGGCGCGCACAAGGCGCTGACCGAGCTGCGAAAGGCCGGCCTGCAATTTCGGATGCCGCGCCTGCACATCGCCCAGGCGGCGGCCTGCCAGCCACTGGTCCAGGCATTCAATGCGGGCGCCGCCGCGCCGGTTGAGGTGGAGCGCCGTCCGACCATCGCCGGCGGCATCGACGTCGCCGTCCCGGCCCGCGGCGCAACTGTGCTCCAGGCCGCCCGCGACAGCGGCGGCAGTGCCGTGGCGGTCGGTGAAGACGAGATCGCGGCCACCCGTGCCGACCTGGCGCGCGACGAGGGACTGTTCGTCGAGGCAACCTCAGCCGCCGCCTTCGCCGCTGCCGCGAAGCTGCGCGCCCGGGACGCCATCGCCCCCGACGACATTGTGGTCATCGCCGCAACCGGCAGCGGCCTCAAGGACCCGCCGCAACAGTCGGCCTAA
- a CDS encoding ribbon-helix-helix domain-containing protein, with protein MGRTQVYLGEEELALLNDAARATGASRSELIRRAVRRTFGTMSTADKLRALRASAGLWSDRPFTGAEYVDAIRGDLNERLRKLGLE; from the coding sequence ATGGGACGGACGCAAGTCTATCTTGGCGAGGAGGAGCTTGCGCTCCTCAATGATGCCGCCCGCGCCACCGGCGCCTCGCGATCGGAACTGATCCGGCGCGCCGTGCGTCGGACGTTCGGAACCATGTCGACCGCCGACAAGCTACGTGCGCTCCGCGCTAGCGCCGGTCTGTGGAGCGACCGCCCCTTCACCGGCGCCGAGTACGTGGATGCCATCCGTGGGGATCTGAATGAGCGACTTCGCAAGCTCGGCTTGGAGTGA
- a CDS encoding FAD-dependent oxidoreductase translates to MSGQSADVVICGGGALGAALAYELAGRGVRPLLVESRAIASGASGKAAGLLSPASDARAAGPLGPLWRASLARHHALVRELDAHGAPGYGFEESPSLLITADAAEAETLREAAPSKWLEPDEVRARCAWIDGPIEGGLLREASAEVQPAAFTQALIRAAESRGARVEQGRVTGLSVTGGGVTGVRVDGEVIRTDAVVLAMGPWTSEVGAWLGLPVPVTPLKGQILRLRLPPAQAETRFSDTDGNYMARKADGLVYVGTTEESVGFDETPTVAARRQILRQAGRFVSAVSRAEVVKQTACLRPLSPDGLPILGAAPGLSGAYIATGHGRAGLLLAPGSAAALAAQITGEPPAIDLTPFDPARFA, encoded by the coding sequence ATGAGCGGGCAGTCGGCGGACGTCGTGATCTGCGGGGGCGGCGCGCTGGGCGCCGCCCTGGCCTACGAGCTCGCCGGTCGCGGCGTGCGGCCGCTCCTGGTCGAATCGCGCGCCATTGCGTCGGGAGCCAGCGGCAAGGCCGCCGGGCTGCTCTCGCCGGCGTCCGACGCGCGCGCCGCCGGCCCGTTGGGACCGCTGTGGCGGGCCAGCTTGGCGCGGCATCACGCGCTGGTCCGCGAGTTGGACGCCCACGGAGCGCCCGGCTACGGGTTCGAGGAGAGCCCGTCGCTGCTCATCACCGCCGACGCTGCCGAAGCCGAGACCTTACGGGAGGCCGCCCCGTCCAAATGGCTGGAACCCGACGAGGTGCGCGCCCGCTGCGCCTGGATCGACGGCCCCATCGAGGGCGGCCTGCTGCGGGAAGCGAGCGCCGAAGTCCAACCCGCCGCCTTCACTCAGGCATTGATTCGGGCCGCCGAGTCTCGTGGCGCGCGCGTCGAGCAGGGACGCGTGACCGGGCTGAGTGTGACGGGCGGAGGCGTCACCGGGGTGCGGGTAGATGGCGAGGTGATTCGCACTGACGCCGTAGTTCTGGCCATGGGGCCCTGGACTAGCGAGGTCGGGGCCTGGCTCGGGCTGCCCGTGCCCGTCACGCCGCTCAAGGGCCAGATCCTCCGTCTGCGCCTGCCGCCCGCGCAGGCCGAGACCCGATTCTCGGACACGGACGGCAACTACATGGCGCGCAAGGCCGACGGCCTGGTCTACGTCGGCACTACTGAAGAATCGGTCGGATTCGACGAGACCCCAACCGTCGCGGCCCGACGCCAGATCCTGCGCCAGGCCGGCCGCTTCGTCTCCGCCGTGTCGCGGGCCGAGGTAGTGAAGCAGACGGCCTGTCTCCGCCCGCTCTCACCCGACGGCCTGCCGATCCTGGGAGCCGCGCCGGGGCTTTCCGGCGCATACATCGCCACCGGCCACGGGCGCGCGGGATTGCTGCTCGCCCCCGGCAGCGCGGCTGCCCTAGCCGCCCAGATCACCGGCGAGCCGCCCGCCATCGACCTGACGCCCTTCGACCCCGCCCGATTCGCCTGA